In the Populus trichocarpa isolate Nisqually-1 chromosome 1, P.trichocarpa_v4.1, whole genome shotgun sequence genome, one interval contains:
- the LOC7478565 gene encoding copper transporter 1, which translates to MDHGHDMPGTGGMAAPPPMNNTGMMHHHKMMMMHMTFFWGKSAEIVFSSWPGSFEKRPYMYFVALLFVFVLSILVEWLSHCRLIKPGSGPVAAGLVQTLLHALRVGVAYMVMLAVMSFNGGVFLVAVAGQTLGFFFFGSRVFKETHPPTETSDLPPMSC; encoded by the coding sequence atGGATCATGGTCATGATATGCCAGGCACGGGAGGCATGGCTGCACCGCCCCCCATGAACAACACAGGAATGATGCACCACcataagatgatgatgatgcacaTGACATTCTTTTGGGGCAAGAGTGCTGAAATTGTCTTCTCGAGCTGGCCTGGAAGCTTTGAGAAGAGACCATACATGTATTTTGTGGCTTTGCTATTTGTGTTTGTGCTTTCGATTCTTGTTGAGTGGCTATCCCATTGCCGATTGATCAAGCCTGGCTCCGGCCCTGTGGCGGCTGGTCTAGTCCAGACTCTGTTGCACGCTTTGCGGGTTGGTGTAGCCTATATGGTGATGTTGGCTGTCATGTCTTTCAATGGTGGCGTGTTCTTGGTTGCCGTGGCTGGACAAACTCTGGGGTTCTTCTTTTTTGGCAGTAGGGTTTTTAAAGAAACACATCCTCCAACAGAAACCTCTGATCTTCCTCCAATGAGTTGTTGA